Below is a genomic region from Candidatus Firestonebacteria bacterium RIFOXYD2_FULL_39_29.
TATTGTCTCTCAGCTTCACAGATCTCCGGGTGTTTCTTTTGATGAACTGGAAGATAAACTATTTTCTCCTTTTGGAAAAATATATACGGCAAAGGTCGTTCCCTATAGGGGTTCCTGGCTCGAATTTGAATTTGACACCAATGAGATTCTTTATGCAAGAATTGATAAAAAAAGAAAGTTTTTTGCTACGATAATGCTTCGCGCCCTGGGTTATGATACAAACGAAGAGATTATTAAGTTGTTCTACAATTCCGTAGAAGTTAATGTAAAAGAACGTGAAAAAGTAATAAATATGAAGCTTGCAAAGAACATTGTTCTCTCTAAAGGAGGGTCGGTCTTAGCCGGAAGAACAATTGATAGTGATCTTTATGATAGTCTGGTTGAGAATGAAGTTAAGAAAGTTGAGATAGTTGTCCCTTCAGATATAGAAGATAAAATAAACCTTATTCCGACGATTGTTAAGGATAATGTTAACCCTACAAAAGAAGACGCAATTATGGAAATATATAAAAAGATGCGTCCCGGGCAGCCGGTTACTCTTGAAACAGCAAAAGTATTTTTTGACAATATGTTCTTTAATTCTAGGAGATATGATCTGGGAAAAGTCGGCAGATATAAGATAAATAAAAAGCTGTATCCCGACAAGGAAAAACAATTTGCTTTGGATGTCAGAGTTCTGAAAAATGAAGATATTTTCAGAACACTTAAATATCTGCTAAAATTAAGTAATGGCTCCGGTGAAAAAGACGATATCGATCACTTTGGTAATAGAAGGGTTAGAGCCGTTGGCGAGCTTGTGGAGAATCAATTCAGGATTGGATTGGTGCGCATGGAAAGGTTCATCAGAGAGAAAATGTCAATGGTTGATACGGAAGTTGCAATGCCTACTGATATCGTAAATACAAAACCAATTTTTGCGGCATTACGCGAATTCTTTGGTACAAATCAGCTTTCTCAGTTTATGGATCAGACGAATCCTCTTGCTGAACTGACACATAAGAGAAGATTGTCTGCTCTGGGCCCGGGGGGACTAGACAGGGATAGAGCCGGTTTTGAAGTTAGAGATGTTCACTATACTCATTACGGAAGAATGTGTCCGATAGAAACACCTGAAGGTCCAAATATCGGTTTAATATCTTCATTGTCTGCTTTTGCTAAAATTAATGATCTTGGTTTTATCGAGACTCCTTACAGAGAAGTGAAAAACGGAGTTGTAACCGATAAAATAGATTTCCTTGCAGCGGATGAAGAAGATGCATTTACTATAGCTCAAGCAAATGCTCCTATTGATGAAAAAGGAAGGCTTGTTGAAAAAATGTTGGTTGCCAGGAATAAAGGTGATTTTCCTCTGGTTTCTGTGGAGAAAATTGATTATATGGATGTTTCTCCGATGCAATTGGTATCCATTTCCACTGCATTGATTCCTTTTTTAGAGCATGATGATGCTAACCGAGCTCTTATGGGATCAAACATGCAGCGTCAGTCTGTTCCGCTTGTCAATTCAGAAGCTCCTATCATAGGTACCGGTATTGAATATAAAGTTGCCTATGATTCCGAAGTTATGGTTATAGCTAAGAATGCAGGAGTGGTTGAATATGTTGATGCTAATAGGGTGGAGATATATAATGATTCCGGGAAGTTAGATGTCTATACTTTAATAAAATATAAGAGGTCTAACCAGGATACATATATTAACCAGCGTCCTATTGTTCGTAAAGGTCAAAAACTGGCAAAAGGTCAGGTTATAGCTGATGGACCTTGTACGGAAAGAGGTGAACTTGCGTTAGGACAAAATGTTATGGTGGCCTTAATGCCGTGGCGCGGTTATAATTTTGAAGATGCGATGGTGGTAAATGAGAACCTTCTAAAAGATGATAAATTTTCTTCTATTCATGTTGAAGAATTTTCAATAGAAGCAAGGGATACAAAGCTTGGGGAAGAAGAAATTACCAGGGATATTCCAAATGTAAGTGATGAAGCTCTCTGTAATCTTGATGATTCCGGGATCGTAAGGATTGGTGCAGAGGTCAATCCCGGGGATATACTTGTCGGGAAGGTTACTCCGAAGGGAGAATCAGAAAGTACTCCTGAAGAAAAGTTACTCAGAGCTATTTTTGGAGAAAAAGCAAAGGACGTCAAAAATGCGTCTTTGAAAGTTCCTCCCGGCGCTGCAGGTATTGTTGTTGATATAAAGGTGTTTTCAAGAAAAGAGTCTGCAACAAAAGCTAAAGAAAAAGAGATAAGAAAGAGAGTGGATAATGATTATGAAAAGCTGATTGAAGAAGTAAATATTGAAAAAGATATGGAAATAAATCTGATAAAGAAGAATTTTAAAGATAAAAGAGAAGCTGATGAAAAGATAAAAATAGAAAAAGAAAAAGCTAAAATACGACTTGAAGAAATAGAGTACAGAAAAAACCGTGAGATTGACAATCTTGCTGAAGGGGACAATCTTCCGGCCGGAGTGATAAAACTGGTAAAGGTCTATCTTGCTACTAAGAGAAAGATAGAAGTTGGCGATAAGATGGCCGGTCGTCATGGAAATAAAGGTGTTATTGCAAAGATAGTTCCTCAGGAAGATATGCCTTACATGCCTGATGGTAGGCCGGTGGATATAGTTCTAAATCCTCTGGGTGTTC
It encodes:
- a CDS encoding DNA-directed RNA polymerase subunit beta — encoded protein: MKTPVSRNECGNGIYFPGGKMEDFDKLGKRKRKDFSKLPKIQELPNLIEVQKTSYFGFLQKEIAPDKRKNFGLQGVLNEIFPIVSMKGNITLEFVNYTLGQPKFSVTECKEREMSYSVPLKFTVRMIVTDLENPSKKVKEIKEQEIYVCEIPLMTENGTFIINGAERVIVSQLHRSPGVSFDELEDKLFSPFGKIYTAKVVPYRGSWLEFEFDTNEILYARIDKKRKFFATIMLRALGYDTNEEIIKLFYNSVEVNVKEREKVINMKLAKNIVLSKGGSVLAGRTIDSDLYDSLVENEVKKVEIVVPSDIEDKINLIPTIVKDNVNPTKEDAIMEIYKKMRPGQPVTLETAKVFFDNMFFNSRRYDLGKVGRYKINKKLYPDKEKQFALDVRVLKNEDIFRTLKYLLKLSNGSGEKDDIDHFGNRRVRAVGELVENQFRIGLVRMERFIREKMSMVDTEVAMPTDIVNTKPIFAALREFFGTNQLSQFMDQTNPLAELTHKRRLSALGPGGLDRDRAGFEVRDVHYTHYGRMCPIETPEGPNIGLISSLSAFAKINDLGFIETPYREVKNGVVTDKIDFLAADEEDAFTIAQANAPIDEKGRLVEKMLVARNKGDFPLVSVEKIDYMDVSPMQLVSISTALIPFLEHDDANRALMGSNMQRQSVPLVNSEAPIIGTGIEYKVAYDSEVMVIAKNAGVVEYVDANRVEIYNDSGKLDVYTLIKYKRSNQDTYINQRPIVRKGQKLAKGQVIADGPCTERGELALGQNVMVALMPWRGYNFEDAMVVNENLLKDDKFSSIHVEEFSIEARDTKLGEEEITRDIPNVSDEALCNLDDSGIVRIGAEVNPGDILVGKVTPKGESESTPEEKLLRAIFGEKAKDVKNASLKVPPGAAGIVVDIKVFSRKESATKAKEKEIRKRVDNDYEKLIEEVNIEKDMEINLIKKNFKDKREADEKIKIEKEKAKIRLEEIEYRKNREIDNLAEGDNLPAGVIKLVKVYLATKRKIEVGDKMAGRHGNKGVIAKIVPQEDMPYMPDGRPVDIVLNPLGVPGRMNVGQVLEAHLGWAARVMGYYVATPVFDGATELEVKGALKEAGLPISGKSVLYDGVNGEKFDSEVTVGNMYIMKLSHLVDDKVHARSTGPYSLITQQPLGGKAQFGGQRFGEMEVWALEAYGAANILQEILTVKSDDVNGRTKMYEAIVKGRNTPEPGLPESFNVLVKELQGLGLDVNLVKDPNIKDLSAKGILRELNAKEPEIGLAEKTFIDEVEKTEPKKKEKKSKK